The following proteins are co-located in the Vigna unguiculata cultivar IT97K-499-35 chromosome 9, ASM411807v1, whole genome shotgun sequence genome:
- the LOC114162592 gene encoding uncharacterized protein LOC114162592 isoform X3: MEATAAVAAAATAAAVRGASLQMPPPSRKEWRAVSDHHHSARNPDDEELDNAKLGQSDERTIYEVQQGREPLDVDFCSITVDGTLDNDILQQQLHNVVRQRQELLQMEIDLKAQIIARTEIMDMRNSFDAQLKDNVNNTTKLQEQLCERERTIHDLERKMEEKERELHAIKLDNEAAWAKQDLLREQNKELATFRMERDHSEAERAQHIKQIHDLQEHIQEKDRQLIELQEQHRGAQETIMFKDEQLREAQAWIARVREMDVFQSTTNQTLQAELRERTEQYNQLWMGFQRQFAEMERVHLHTIQQLQLELADARERSGTYNDDSRMSQMNSKSNATQFGHENGSQFDLNGSNASGGNNGLLPNESTDNGVPFSSTGNASIQTEHVPGVPITPSSLLVQPSYLPHGQVTALHPFVMHQQGVPNSVASHVPQSHVGHFHPVPSISPVQQWQSQQLFLQSVSEGSQLPIQEHPSSSQTDQNLMRSDAKFSYEMSVNGQTLRRDYLDAHIQQGEGAPTVISSVTTETQSVDKGQIVASPQDQSMQQISLQFSEALRLNSFEPNGEIKEPNSVTLSNDGPDDQVLLSEQASSATNASPVKSQSVNHDEMIQNNSTDSVLSEVFTSSGSTASSTITKTSETALLDEKSLLACIVRTIPAGGRIRISSTLPNRLGKMLAPLHWHDYKRKYGKLDDFVGSHPELFLIEDDYIQLREGAQKMVAATAAVAKVAAAAAASTPYSSYMSTVAVTPMAQSHRMKKVPSIDSKNIKSDKALQEYAVISSNLGDDSLKLSVMQHQQSNGPGFSVSGGLSNVKILSKSKDSREMDGPESRIVQSVGNGGSAQISGSANGRLVSSFTSKQQTRATGAVYPSRR; encoded by the exons ATGGAGGCCACGGCCGCCGTTGCCGCCGCCGCCACTGCCGCCGCCGTACGCGGTGCCTCGCTCCAGATGCCGCCTCCGTCCCGCAAAGAGTGGCGCGCTGTCTCCGACCATCACCATTCCGCCCGGAACCCAGACGACGAG GAGTTAGACAATGCCAAATTAGGGCAATCAGACGAGAGAACCATATATGAG GTGCAGCAAGGAAGAGAGCCTCTTGATGTTGATTTTTGTTCTATAACAGTGGATGGAACACTAGACAATGATATTTTGCAGCAACAGCTTCATAATGTTGTTAGACAAAGGCAGGAGCTATTGCAAATGGAGATTGACCTAAAGGCTCAAATAATTGCTAGAACTGAGATAATGGACATGCGAAACAGCTTTGATGCTCAGCTCAAGGACAATGTTAATAATACCACCAAGCTGCAG GAGCAACTTTGTGAAAGGGAGCGTACAATTCATGACCTTGAaaggaaaatggaagagaaagagagagagctGCATGCTATTAAATTAGACAATGAAGCA GCATGGGCCAAACAAGACCTCCTCCGTGAGCAAAACAAAGAGCTTGCAACTTTCAG aATGGAGCGTGATCACTCAGAAGCCGAAAGAGCTCAGCATATTAAACAAATACATGATCTACAAGAACATATTCAAGAAAAAGATAGGCAGCTTATTGAGTTGCAGGAACAA CATAGGGGTGCTCAAGAGACCATTATGTTTAAAGATGAGCAGTTAAGAGAGGCCCAAGCATGGATTGCTCGTGTTCGAGAGATGGATGTTTTCCAATCAACAACAAACCAAACATTACAAGCTGAATTGCGAGAGCGCACAGAGCAATACAATCAGCTTTGGATGGGTTTTCAGAGACAG TTTGCAGAGATGGAAAGAGTTCATTTGCATACTATTCAACAACTACAGCTTGAACTGGCTGATGCAAGAGAGAGGAGTGGAACTTACAATGATGATTCAagaatgtcccaaatgaattcTAAAAGTAATGCTACTCAATTTGGTCATGAAAATGGAAGTCAATTTGACTTAAATGGAAGCAATGCTTCAGGTGGAAATAATGGTCTCCTTCCAAATGAAAGCACTGATAACGGTGTACCATTTTCATCAACTGGCAATGCATCAATCCAG ACTGAACATGTTCCTGGTGTCCCTATTACACCATCATCTTTACTTGTCCAACCATCGTACCTTCCACATGGCCAAGTAACTGCATTGCATCCATTTGTTATGCACCAACAAGGAGTGCCCAATTCTGTTGCATCACATGTTCCTCAATCACATGTTGGACATTTTCATCCGGTGCCCTCAATATCACCTGTGCAGCAGTGGCAGAGTCAACAG TTGTTTCTTCAGTCTGTATCAGAGGGTTCGCAATTACCCATACAGGAACATCCTTCGTCTTCTCAGACTGATCAGAATTTGATGCGATCGGATGCTAAGTTCAGTTATGAAATGTCTGTTAATGGGCAAACTCTTCGTAGAGACTATCTGGATGCTCACATTCAGCAAGGCGAGGGGGCACCAACTGTTATTTCTTCAGTTACCACTGAAACCCAG TCAGTTGATAAGGGTCAAATTGTTGCTTCCCCGCAGGATCAGAGCATGCAACAAATTTCTTTACAGTTCTCTGAGGCCTTGCGATTGAACTCTTTTGAGCCAAATGGCGAAATTAAG GAGCCAAATTCTGTGACATTATCTAATGATGGGCCTGATGACCAAGTGTTATTGTCTGAGCAAGCAAGTTCTGCAACAAATGCATCCCCTGTCAAAAGCCAATCAGTTAATCATGATGAAATGATTCAGAACAATTCTACTGATTCTGTCTTGTCTGAAGTTTTCACATCTTCTGGATCAACGGCTTCATCAACGATTACAAAGACATCAGAGACTGctctccttgatgaaaaatcattattAGCCTGTATTGTTCGTACTATTCCTGCTGGTGGTAGAATTCGAATTAGTTCAACG CTCCCTAACAGGCTGGGCAAGATGCTTGCACCTCTACATTGGCATGATTACAAAAGGAAGTATGGGAAGTTGGATGATTTTGTGGGTAGCCATCCTGAA TTATTTTTGATTGAGGATGACTATATTCAGCTCCGAGAAGGTGCACAGAAAATGGTTGCTGCAACTGCAGCAGTTGCAAAAGTTGCAGCAGCAGCGGCTGCCTCAACTCCTTATTCTTCATATATGTCCACTGTGGCAGTTACACCAATGGCTCAGTCTCATCGCATGAAAAAAGTTCCTTCAATTGattccaaaaatatcaaaagtgACAAAGCACTTCAAGAATATGCAGTCATCTCTTCTAATTTGGGGGATGATTCTCTAAAATTGTCAGTCATGCAGCATCAACAATCTAATGGTCCAGGCTTCAGTGTTTCTGGAGGTCTGTCTAATGTCAAGATTTTGAGTAAATCTAAGGATTCTCGGGAAATGGATGGCCCTGAAAGTAGGATTGTCCAGTCTGTTGGCAATGGGGGCAGTGCCCAAATTTCTGGCTCAGCAAATGGAAGGCTAGTCTCAAGCTTTACTTCT
- the LOC114162592 gene encoding uncharacterized protein LOC114162592 isoform X6, which yields MEATAAVAAAATAAAVRGASLQMPPPSRKEWRAVSDHHHSARNPDDEELDNAKLGQSDERTIYEVQQGREPLDVDFCSITVDGTLDNDILQQQLHNVVRQRQELLQMEIDLKAQIIARTEIMDMRNSFDAQLKDNVNNTTKLQEQLCERERTIHDLERKMEEKERELHAIKLDNEAAWAKQDLLREQNKELATFRMERDHSEAERAQHIKQIHDLQEHIQEKDRQLIELQEQHRGAQETIMFKDEQLREAQAWIARVREMDVFQSTTNQTLQAELRERTEQYNQLWMGFQRQFAEMERVHLHTIQQLQLELADARERSGTYNDDSRMSQMNSKSNATQFGHENGSQFDLNGSNASGGNNGLLPNESTDNGVPFSSTGNASIQTEHVPGVPITPSSLLVQPSYLPHGQVTALHPFVMHQQGVPNSVASHVPQSHVGHFHPVPSISPVQQWQSQQLFLQSVSEGSQLPIQEHPSSSQTDQNLMRSDAKFSYEMSVNGQTLRRDYLDAHIQQGEGAPTVISSVTTETQDQSMQQISLQFSEALRLNSFEPNGEIKEPNSVTLSNDGPDDQVLLSEQASSATNASPVKSQSVNHDEMIQNNSTDSVLSEVFTSSGSTASSTITKTSETALLDEKSLLACIVRTIPAGGRIRISSTLPNRLGKMLAPLHWHDYKRKYGKLDDFVGSHPELFLIEDDYIQLREGAQKMVAATAAVAKVAAAAAASTPYSSYMSTVAVTPMAQSHRMKKVPSIDSKNIKSDKALQEYAVISSNLGDDSLKLSVMQHQQSNGPGFSVSGGLSNVKILSKSKDSREMDGPESRIVQSVGNGGSAQISGSANGRLVSSFTSKQQTRATGAVYPSRR from the exons ATGGAGGCCACGGCCGCCGTTGCCGCCGCCGCCACTGCCGCCGCCGTACGCGGTGCCTCGCTCCAGATGCCGCCTCCGTCCCGCAAAGAGTGGCGCGCTGTCTCCGACCATCACCATTCCGCCCGGAACCCAGACGACGAG GAGTTAGACAATGCCAAATTAGGGCAATCAGACGAGAGAACCATATATGAG GTGCAGCAAGGAAGAGAGCCTCTTGATGTTGATTTTTGTTCTATAACAGTGGATGGAACACTAGACAATGATATTTTGCAGCAACAGCTTCATAATGTTGTTAGACAAAGGCAGGAGCTATTGCAAATGGAGATTGACCTAAAGGCTCAAATAATTGCTAGAACTGAGATAATGGACATGCGAAACAGCTTTGATGCTCAGCTCAAGGACAATGTTAATAATACCACCAAGCTGCAG GAGCAACTTTGTGAAAGGGAGCGTACAATTCATGACCTTGAaaggaaaatggaagagaaagagagagagctGCATGCTATTAAATTAGACAATGAAGCA GCATGGGCCAAACAAGACCTCCTCCGTGAGCAAAACAAAGAGCTTGCAACTTTCAG aATGGAGCGTGATCACTCAGAAGCCGAAAGAGCTCAGCATATTAAACAAATACATGATCTACAAGAACATATTCAAGAAAAAGATAGGCAGCTTATTGAGTTGCAGGAACAA CATAGGGGTGCTCAAGAGACCATTATGTTTAAAGATGAGCAGTTAAGAGAGGCCCAAGCATGGATTGCTCGTGTTCGAGAGATGGATGTTTTCCAATCAACAACAAACCAAACATTACAAGCTGAATTGCGAGAGCGCACAGAGCAATACAATCAGCTTTGGATGGGTTTTCAGAGACAG TTTGCAGAGATGGAAAGAGTTCATTTGCATACTATTCAACAACTACAGCTTGAACTGGCTGATGCAAGAGAGAGGAGTGGAACTTACAATGATGATTCAagaatgtcccaaatgaattcTAAAAGTAATGCTACTCAATTTGGTCATGAAAATGGAAGTCAATTTGACTTAAATGGAAGCAATGCTTCAGGTGGAAATAATGGTCTCCTTCCAAATGAAAGCACTGATAACGGTGTACCATTTTCATCAACTGGCAATGCATCAATCCAG ACTGAACATGTTCCTGGTGTCCCTATTACACCATCATCTTTACTTGTCCAACCATCGTACCTTCCACATGGCCAAGTAACTGCATTGCATCCATTTGTTATGCACCAACAAGGAGTGCCCAATTCTGTTGCATCACATGTTCCTCAATCACATGTTGGACATTTTCATCCGGTGCCCTCAATATCACCTGTGCAGCAGTGGCAGAGTCAACAG TTGTTTCTTCAGTCTGTATCAGAGGGTTCGCAATTACCCATACAGGAACATCCTTCGTCTTCTCAGACTGATCAGAATTTGATGCGATCGGATGCTAAGTTCAGTTATGAAATGTCTGTTAATGGGCAAACTCTTCGTAGAGACTATCTGGATGCTCACATTCAGCAAGGCGAGGGGGCACCAACTGTTATTTCTTCAGTTACCACTGAAACCCAG GATCAGAGCATGCAACAAATTTCTTTACAGTTCTCTGAGGCCTTGCGATTGAACTCTTTTGAGCCAAATGGCGAAATTAAG GAGCCAAATTCTGTGACATTATCTAATGATGGGCCTGATGACCAAGTGTTATTGTCTGAGCAAGCAAGTTCTGCAACAAATGCATCCCCTGTCAAAAGCCAATCAGTTAATCATGATGAAATGATTCAGAACAATTCTACTGATTCTGTCTTGTCTGAAGTTTTCACATCTTCTGGATCAACGGCTTCATCAACGATTACAAAGACATCAGAGACTGctctccttgatgaaaaatcattattAGCCTGTATTGTTCGTACTATTCCTGCTGGTGGTAGAATTCGAATTAGTTCAACG CTCCCTAACAGGCTGGGCAAGATGCTTGCACCTCTACATTGGCATGATTACAAAAGGAAGTATGGGAAGTTGGATGATTTTGTGGGTAGCCATCCTGAA TTATTTTTGATTGAGGATGACTATATTCAGCTCCGAGAAGGTGCACAGAAAATGGTTGCTGCAACTGCAGCAGTTGCAAAAGTTGCAGCAGCAGCGGCTGCCTCAACTCCTTATTCTTCATATATGTCCACTGTGGCAGTTACACCAATGGCTCAGTCTCATCGCATGAAAAAAGTTCCTTCAATTGattccaaaaatatcaaaagtgACAAAGCACTTCAAGAATATGCAGTCATCTCTTCTAATTTGGGGGATGATTCTCTAAAATTGTCAGTCATGCAGCATCAACAATCTAATGGTCCAGGCTTCAGTGTTTCTGGAGGTCTGTCTAATGTCAAGATTTTGAGTAAATCTAAGGATTCTCGGGAAATGGATGGCCCTGAAAGTAGGATTGTCCAGTCTGTTGGCAATGGGGGCAGTGCCCAAATTTCTGGCTCAGCAAATGGAAGGCTAGTCTCAAGCTTTACTTCT
- the LOC114162592 gene encoding uncharacterized protein LOC114162592 isoform X1, which produces MEATAAVAAAATAAAVRGASLQMPPPSRKEWRAVSDHHHSARNPDDEELDNAKLGQSDERTIYEVQQGREPLDVDFCSITVDGTLDNDILQQQLHNVVRQRQELLQMEIDLKAQIIARTEIMDMRNSFDAQLKDNVNNTTKLQEQLCERERTIHDLERKMEEKERELHAIKLDNEAAWAKQDLLREQNKELATFRMERDHSEAERAQHIKQIHDLQEHIQEKDRQLIELQEQHRGAQETIMFKDEQLREAQAWIARVREMDVFQSTTNQTLQAELRERTEQYNQLWMGFQRQFAEMERVHLHTIQQLQLELADARERSGTYNDDSRMSQMNSKSNATQFGHENGSQFDLNGSNASGGNNGLLPNESTDNGVPFSSTGNASIQTEHVPGVPITPSSLLVQPSYLPHGQVTALHPFVMHQQGVPNSVASHVPQSHVGHFHPVPSISPVQQWQSQQLFLQSVSEGSQLPIQEHPSSSQTDQNLMRSDAKFSYEMSVNGQTLRRDYLDAHIQQGEGAPTVISSVTTETQVLQSVDKGQIVASPQDQSMQQISLQFSEALRLNSFEPNGEIKEPNSVTLSNDGPDDQVLLSEQASSATNASPVKSQSVNHDEMIQNNSTDSVLSEVFTSSGSTASSTITKTSETALLDEKSLLACIVRTIPAGGRIRISSTLPNRLGKMLAPLHWHDYKRKYGKLDDFVGSHPELFLIEDDYIQLREGAQKMVAATAAVAKVAAAAAASTPYSSYMSTVAVTPMAQSHRMKKVPSIDSKNIKSDKALQEYAVISSNLGDDSLKLSVMQHQQSNGPGFSVSGGLSNVKILSKSKDSREMDGPESRIVQSVGNGGSAQISGSANGRLVSSFTSKQQTRATGAVYPSRR; this is translated from the exons ATGGAGGCCACGGCCGCCGTTGCCGCCGCCGCCACTGCCGCCGCCGTACGCGGTGCCTCGCTCCAGATGCCGCCTCCGTCCCGCAAAGAGTGGCGCGCTGTCTCCGACCATCACCATTCCGCCCGGAACCCAGACGACGAG GAGTTAGACAATGCCAAATTAGGGCAATCAGACGAGAGAACCATATATGAG GTGCAGCAAGGAAGAGAGCCTCTTGATGTTGATTTTTGTTCTATAACAGTGGATGGAACACTAGACAATGATATTTTGCAGCAACAGCTTCATAATGTTGTTAGACAAAGGCAGGAGCTATTGCAAATGGAGATTGACCTAAAGGCTCAAATAATTGCTAGAACTGAGATAATGGACATGCGAAACAGCTTTGATGCTCAGCTCAAGGACAATGTTAATAATACCACCAAGCTGCAG GAGCAACTTTGTGAAAGGGAGCGTACAATTCATGACCTTGAaaggaaaatggaagagaaagagagagagctGCATGCTATTAAATTAGACAATGAAGCA GCATGGGCCAAACAAGACCTCCTCCGTGAGCAAAACAAAGAGCTTGCAACTTTCAG aATGGAGCGTGATCACTCAGAAGCCGAAAGAGCTCAGCATATTAAACAAATACATGATCTACAAGAACATATTCAAGAAAAAGATAGGCAGCTTATTGAGTTGCAGGAACAA CATAGGGGTGCTCAAGAGACCATTATGTTTAAAGATGAGCAGTTAAGAGAGGCCCAAGCATGGATTGCTCGTGTTCGAGAGATGGATGTTTTCCAATCAACAACAAACCAAACATTACAAGCTGAATTGCGAGAGCGCACAGAGCAATACAATCAGCTTTGGATGGGTTTTCAGAGACAG TTTGCAGAGATGGAAAGAGTTCATTTGCATACTATTCAACAACTACAGCTTGAACTGGCTGATGCAAGAGAGAGGAGTGGAACTTACAATGATGATTCAagaatgtcccaaatgaattcTAAAAGTAATGCTACTCAATTTGGTCATGAAAATGGAAGTCAATTTGACTTAAATGGAAGCAATGCTTCAGGTGGAAATAATGGTCTCCTTCCAAATGAAAGCACTGATAACGGTGTACCATTTTCATCAACTGGCAATGCATCAATCCAG ACTGAACATGTTCCTGGTGTCCCTATTACACCATCATCTTTACTTGTCCAACCATCGTACCTTCCACATGGCCAAGTAACTGCATTGCATCCATTTGTTATGCACCAACAAGGAGTGCCCAATTCTGTTGCATCACATGTTCCTCAATCACATGTTGGACATTTTCATCCGGTGCCCTCAATATCACCTGTGCAGCAGTGGCAGAGTCAACAG TTGTTTCTTCAGTCTGTATCAGAGGGTTCGCAATTACCCATACAGGAACATCCTTCGTCTTCTCAGACTGATCAGAATTTGATGCGATCGGATGCTAAGTTCAGTTATGAAATGTCTGTTAATGGGCAAACTCTTCGTAGAGACTATCTGGATGCTCACATTCAGCAAGGCGAGGGGGCACCAACTGTTATTTCTTCAGTTACCACTGAAACCCAG GTTCTTCAGTCAGTTGATAAGGGTCAAATTGTTGCTTCCCCGCAGGATCAGAGCATGCAACAAATTTCTTTACAGTTCTCTGAGGCCTTGCGATTGAACTCTTTTGAGCCAAATGGCGAAATTAAG GAGCCAAATTCTGTGACATTATCTAATGATGGGCCTGATGACCAAGTGTTATTGTCTGAGCAAGCAAGTTCTGCAACAAATGCATCCCCTGTCAAAAGCCAATCAGTTAATCATGATGAAATGATTCAGAACAATTCTACTGATTCTGTCTTGTCTGAAGTTTTCACATCTTCTGGATCAACGGCTTCATCAACGATTACAAAGACATCAGAGACTGctctccttgatgaaaaatcattattAGCCTGTATTGTTCGTACTATTCCTGCTGGTGGTAGAATTCGAATTAGTTCAACG CTCCCTAACAGGCTGGGCAAGATGCTTGCACCTCTACATTGGCATGATTACAAAAGGAAGTATGGGAAGTTGGATGATTTTGTGGGTAGCCATCCTGAA TTATTTTTGATTGAGGATGACTATATTCAGCTCCGAGAAGGTGCACAGAAAATGGTTGCTGCAACTGCAGCAGTTGCAAAAGTTGCAGCAGCAGCGGCTGCCTCAACTCCTTATTCTTCATATATGTCCACTGTGGCAGTTACACCAATGGCTCAGTCTCATCGCATGAAAAAAGTTCCTTCAATTGattccaaaaatatcaaaagtgACAAAGCACTTCAAGAATATGCAGTCATCTCTTCTAATTTGGGGGATGATTCTCTAAAATTGTCAGTCATGCAGCATCAACAATCTAATGGTCCAGGCTTCAGTGTTTCTGGAGGTCTGTCTAATGTCAAGATTTTGAGTAAATCTAAGGATTCTCGGGAAATGGATGGCCCTGAAAGTAGGATTGTCCAGTCTGTTGGCAATGGGGGCAGTGCCCAAATTTCTGGCTCAGCAAATGGAAGGCTAGTCTCAAGCTTTACTTCT
- the LOC114162592 gene encoding uncharacterized protein LOC114162592 isoform X2, with protein MEATAAVAAAATAAAVRGASLQMPPPSRKEWRAVSDHHHSARNPDDEELDNAKLGQSDERTIYEQGREPLDVDFCSITVDGTLDNDILQQQLHNVVRQRQELLQMEIDLKAQIIARTEIMDMRNSFDAQLKDNVNNTTKLQEQLCERERTIHDLERKMEEKERELHAIKLDNEAAWAKQDLLREQNKELATFRMERDHSEAERAQHIKQIHDLQEHIQEKDRQLIELQEQHRGAQETIMFKDEQLREAQAWIARVREMDVFQSTTNQTLQAELRERTEQYNQLWMGFQRQFAEMERVHLHTIQQLQLELADARERSGTYNDDSRMSQMNSKSNATQFGHENGSQFDLNGSNASGGNNGLLPNESTDNGVPFSSTGNASIQTEHVPGVPITPSSLLVQPSYLPHGQVTALHPFVMHQQGVPNSVASHVPQSHVGHFHPVPSISPVQQWQSQQLFLQSVSEGSQLPIQEHPSSSQTDQNLMRSDAKFSYEMSVNGQTLRRDYLDAHIQQGEGAPTVISSVTTETQVLQSVDKGQIVASPQDQSMQQISLQFSEALRLNSFEPNGEIKEPNSVTLSNDGPDDQVLLSEQASSATNASPVKSQSVNHDEMIQNNSTDSVLSEVFTSSGSTASSTITKTSETALLDEKSLLACIVRTIPAGGRIRISSTLPNRLGKMLAPLHWHDYKRKYGKLDDFVGSHPELFLIEDDYIQLREGAQKMVAATAAVAKVAAAAAASTPYSSYMSTVAVTPMAQSHRMKKVPSIDSKNIKSDKALQEYAVISSNLGDDSLKLSVMQHQQSNGPGFSVSGGLSNVKILSKSKDSREMDGPESRIVQSVGNGGSAQISGSANGRLVSSFTSKQQTRATGAVYPSRR; from the exons ATGGAGGCCACGGCCGCCGTTGCCGCCGCCGCCACTGCCGCCGCCGTACGCGGTGCCTCGCTCCAGATGCCGCCTCCGTCCCGCAAAGAGTGGCGCGCTGTCTCCGACCATCACCATTCCGCCCGGAACCCAGACGACGAG GAGTTAGACAATGCCAAATTAGGGCAATCAGACGAGAGAACCATATATGAG CAAGGAAGAGAGCCTCTTGATGTTGATTTTTGTTCTATAACAGTGGATGGAACACTAGACAATGATATTTTGCAGCAACAGCTTCATAATGTTGTTAGACAAAGGCAGGAGCTATTGCAAATGGAGATTGACCTAAAGGCTCAAATAATTGCTAGAACTGAGATAATGGACATGCGAAACAGCTTTGATGCTCAGCTCAAGGACAATGTTAATAATACCACCAAGCTGCAG GAGCAACTTTGTGAAAGGGAGCGTACAATTCATGACCTTGAaaggaaaatggaagagaaagagagagagctGCATGCTATTAAATTAGACAATGAAGCA GCATGGGCCAAACAAGACCTCCTCCGTGAGCAAAACAAAGAGCTTGCAACTTTCAG aATGGAGCGTGATCACTCAGAAGCCGAAAGAGCTCAGCATATTAAACAAATACATGATCTACAAGAACATATTCAAGAAAAAGATAGGCAGCTTATTGAGTTGCAGGAACAA CATAGGGGTGCTCAAGAGACCATTATGTTTAAAGATGAGCAGTTAAGAGAGGCCCAAGCATGGATTGCTCGTGTTCGAGAGATGGATGTTTTCCAATCAACAACAAACCAAACATTACAAGCTGAATTGCGAGAGCGCACAGAGCAATACAATCAGCTTTGGATGGGTTTTCAGAGACAG TTTGCAGAGATGGAAAGAGTTCATTTGCATACTATTCAACAACTACAGCTTGAACTGGCTGATGCAAGAGAGAGGAGTGGAACTTACAATGATGATTCAagaatgtcccaaatgaattcTAAAAGTAATGCTACTCAATTTGGTCATGAAAATGGAAGTCAATTTGACTTAAATGGAAGCAATGCTTCAGGTGGAAATAATGGTCTCCTTCCAAATGAAAGCACTGATAACGGTGTACCATTTTCATCAACTGGCAATGCATCAATCCAG ACTGAACATGTTCCTGGTGTCCCTATTACACCATCATCTTTACTTGTCCAACCATCGTACCTTCCACATGGCCAAGTAACTGCATTGCATCCATTTGTTATGCACCAACAAGGAGTGCCCAATTCTGTTGCATCACATGTTCCTCAATCACATGTTGGACATTTTCATCCGGTGCCCTCAATATCACCTGTGCAGCAGTGGCAGAGTCAACAG TTGTTTCTTCAGTCTGTATCAGAGGGTTCGCAATTACCCATACAGGAACATCCTTCGTCTTCTCAGACTGATCAGAATTTGATGCGATCGGATGCTAAGTTCAGTTATGAAATGTCTGTTAATGGGCAAACTCTTCGTAGAGACTATCTGGATGCTCACATTCAGCAAGGCGAGGGGGCACCAACTGTTATTTCTTCAGTTACCACTGAAACCCAG GTTCTTCAGTCAGTTGATAAGGGTCAAATTGTTGCTTCCCCGCAGGATCAGAGCATGCAACAAATTTCTTTACAGTTCTCTGAGGCCTTGCGATTGAACTCTTTTGAGCCAAATGGCGAAATTAAG GAGCCAAATTCTGTGACATTATCTAATGATGGGCCTGATGACCAAGTGTTATTGTCTGAGCAAGCAAGTTCTGCAACAAATGCATCCCCTGTCAAAAGCCAATCAGTTAATCATGATGAAATGATTCAGAACAATTCTACTGATTCTGTCTTGTCTGAAGTTTTCACATCTTCTGGATCAACGGCTTCATCAACGATTACAAAGACATCAGAGACTGctctccttgatgaaaaatcattattAGCCTGTATTGTTCGTACTATTCCTGCTGGTGGTAGAATTCGAATTAGTTCAACG CTCCCTAACAGGCTGGGCAAGATGCTTGCACCTCTACATTGGCATGATTACAAAAGGAAGTATGGGAAGTTGGATGATTTTGTGGGTAGCCATCCTGAA TTATTTTTGATTGAGGATGACTATATTCAGCTCCGAGAAGGTGCACAGAAAATGGTTGCTGCAACTGCAGCAGTTGCAAAAGTTGCAGCAGCAGCGGCTGCCTCAACTCCTTATTCTTCATATATGTCCACTGTGGCAGTTACACCAATGGCTCAGTCTCATCGCATGAAAAAAGTTCCTTCAATTGattccaaaaatatcaaaagtgACAAAGCACTTCAAGAATATGCAGTCATCTCTTCTAATTTGGGGGATGATTCTCTAAAATTGTCAGTCATGCAGCATCAACAATCTAATGGTCCAGGCTTCAGTGTTTCTGGAGGTCTGTCTAATGTCAAGATTTTGAGTAAATCTAAGGATTCTCGGGAAATGGATGGCCCTGAAAGTAGGATTGTCCAGTCTGTTGGCAATGGGGGCAGTGCCCAAATTTCTGGCTCAGCAAATGGAAGGCTAGTCTCAAGCTTTACTTCT